A genomic segment from Aspergillus puulaauensis MK2 DNA, chromosome 1, nearly complete sequence encodes:
- a CDS encoding uncharacterized protein (COG:S;~EggNog:ENOG410PSUX), with the protein MADYSNQESDQEFGQSQPAPEQASNQNDSDTEDIQRPEMEREPEQPKQRRRPARQQRRPRKQQQSDGPLGGLGGVDQAGDLVQNTAGNAVNGVTGSAGKAVGGVLGGGKSEGEGKEGKGSDEQLRLRLDINLDIEVQLKAKIHGDLTLGLLN; encoded by the coding sequence ATGGCCGATTATTCAAACCAAGAATCCGACCAAGAGTTCGGCCAGAGCCAGCCAGCCCCCGAACAAGCCTCCAACCAAAACGACTCCGACACAGAAGACATCCAGCGTCCCGAGATGGAGCGCGAGCCCGAGCAGCCCAAACAACGCAGACGCCCAGCCCGTCAACAGCGTCGCCCGCGTAAGCAGCAGCAATCAGATGGCCCTCTCGGTggcctcggcggcgtcgaccaGGCCGGCGACCTGGTACAGAACACAGCAGGCAATGCAGTGAACGGGGTCACGGGGAGCGCGGGCAAGGCCGTTGGAGGCGTTCTCGGTGGAGGCAAgagcgagggagaagggaaagagggcAAGGGCAGTGATGAGCAATTGAGACTGCGGCTGGACATCAATCTGGATATTGAGGTGCAGCTGAAGGCCAAGATCCATGGTGACTT
- a CDS encoding uncharacterized protein (COG:S;~EggNog:ENOG410Q212) has translation MATAEKQQQKKSPIKDEPLDDDKQDDFSDEYEDDFSDEDDDQGQDTSGKAVQARQRGGQTISSTDKPSAPKQKKGIDDEEGLKLKLDINLDIEVELKARIHGDLTLALLA, from the exons ATGGCTACCGCCGAgaagcaacaacaaaaaaagaGTCCCATCAAGGACGAGCCCCTGGACGATGACAAGCAGGACGACTTTTCCGACGAGTATGAGGACGACTTCtctgacgaggacgacgaccaAGGTCAGGATACCTCAGGCAAGGCAGTGCAAGCGCGCCAGCGCGGTGGGCAGACTATAAGCAGCACAGACAAGCCGTCGGCCcccaagcagaagaagggcattgacgacgaggaggggttgaagttgaagctgGATATCAATTTGGATATTGAGGTTGAGCTCAAGGCAAGAATCCATGGTGACTTGACCCTAGCTTTACT TGCTTAA
- a CDS encoding DUF2470 domain-containing protein (COG:S;~EggNog:ENOG410PR5S;~InterPro:IPR037119,IPR019595;~PFAM:PF10615;~TransMembrane:2 (o155-175i187-205o)), translating into MADDKSRKAVIIKHMNNDHARSLSLYLRAYCAVSPRAAQSPILEDLRLTDMIISAQGSRYIIPFTPPLASISDTRARVVAMHKESLRRLNLSDTTITTYLPPQGPQVIGFALCLTALVAYSRRANFEPGSVLYDTLDLGTRAPGFTEFSVKWQPWVFGILAGLHAFEAVVLLGWMRLRKHGVKMFSGLWWTWIVLGFVEGFPAWMRFDAEVKRIENEGGHEKST; encoded by the coding sequence ATGGCCGACGACAAATCCCGCAAGGCAGTCATAATCAAACACATGAACAATGACCATGCCCGCTCTCTCTCCCTTTACCTCCGCGCCTACTGCGCCGTCTCCCCGCGCGCCGCTCAATCCCCAatcctcgaagacctccGCCTCACAGACATGATCATATCTGCCCAAGGCTCCCGCTACATAATCCCCTTCACGCCGCCACTCGCCTCCATATCCGACACCCGCGCCCGCGTCGTGGCCATGCACAAGGAATCCCTGCGCCGGCTGAACCTCTCGGACACTACAATCACCACTTACCTCCCACCGCAGGGCCCGCAGGTAATCGGGTTCGCGCTCTGCCTTACGGCGCTGGTGGCATACTCGCGCCGCGCGAATTTCGAGCCGGGATCCGTGCTCTACGATACGTTGGATTTGGGGACTAGGGCTCCTGGGTTTACGGAGTTTAGTGTCAAGTGGCAGCCGTGGGTCTTTGGGATTCTTGCGGGCTTGCATGCGTTTGAGGCGGTCGTTTTGCTGggctggatgaggctgagGAAGCATGGGGTTAAGATGTTTTCGGGGCTGTGGTGGACGTGGATTGTGCTTGGGTTTGTGGAGGGGTTTCCGGCTTGGATGAGGTTTGATGCGGAGGTGAAGAGGATTGAGAATGAGGGGGGGCATGAGAAGAGTACTTGA
- the RPS8A gene encoding 40S ribosomal protein eS8 (COG:J;~EggNog:ENOG410PI2H;~InterPro:IPR001047,IPR022309;~PFAM:PF01201;~go_component: GO:0005840 - ribosome [Evidence IEA];~go_function: GO:0003735 - structural constituent of ribosome [Evidence IEA];~go_process: GO:0006412 - translation [Evidence IEA]) yields the protein MGISRDSRHKRSATGAKRAHYRKKRAFEKGRQPANTRIGTKRIHLVRTRGGNRKFRGLRLESGNFSWGSEGVSRKTRVIVVAYHPSNNELVRTNTLTKSAVVQIDAAPFRQWYEAHYGQPIGRRRQAKTETTEEKKSNSVVKKQAARFAESGKTESAIERQFESGRLLAVIASRPGQSGRVDGYILEGDELAFYQRATRK from the exons ATGGGTATCTCTCGCGATTCGCGCCACAAGCGCTCGGCCACCGGTGCTAAGCGCGCTCACTACCGCAAGAAGAG AGCGTTCGAGAAGGGTCGCCAGCCCGCCAACACCCGTATTGGCACCAAGCGAATTCACCTTGTCCGTACCCGTGGTGGTAACCGCAAGTTCCGTGGTCTCCGTCTCGAGTCTGGCAACTTCTCGTGGGGTTCCGAGGGTGTTTCCCGCAAGACCCGTGTCATCGTTGTCGCCTACCACCCTTCGAACAACGAACTTGTCCGTACCAACACCCTGACCAAGTCCGCCGTCGTCCAGATCGATGCCGCTCCCTTCAGACAATGGTACGAGGCCCACTACGGTCAGCCCATTGGCCGCAGACGCCAGGCCAAGACCGAGACAaccgaagagaagaagagcaacagCGTCGTGAAGAAGCAGGCTGCCCGCTTCGCCGAGTCCGGAAAGACCGAGTCCGCCATCGAGAGACAGTTTGAGTCCGGTCGTCTGTTGGCCGTTATTGCTTCTCGTCCCGGCCAGAGCGGCCGTGTGGACGGCTACATCCTGGAGGGTGATGAGCTTGCGTTCTACCAGCGTGCTACCCGCAAGTAA
- a CDS encoding metallophosphatase domain-containing protein (COG:S;~EggNog:ENOG410PNNZ;~InterPro:IPR004843,IPR029052;~PFAM:PF00149;~go_function: GO:0016787 - hydrolase activity [Evidence IEA]), whose protein sequence is MPRSTTKTRLLLLSDTHTTPPAPPHGPNASNTPYRQPLPSAQILLHAGDITKVGLASEHKSMLELLKSHPAELKIVIAGNHDITLDEGYYNRVGWLRHRYREPNGRDHLAALPSAATGTTSGPSGSGLASLESPAQIKALYTSPEVTAAGIVYMEEEIRTFVLPSTGARFTVYASPYTPEFCAWAFAYPRSEDRFNYGQGAKTPVPDYPGADILITHGPPYGILDQVVGGGQSVGCEHLFRAVRRARPAVHVFGHIHEGYGARRVEWEGSGSDLVSGGPAGWDGTGIKRVEEVSWDREDVMEERGAHVDLSSGSGRPLRRGEETLFVNASVVTVNYKGLNAPWVVDLDLEVDVMSK, encoded by the coding sequence ATGCCCagatcaacaacaaaaacccggcttctcctcctctcaGACACTCACACCACACCCCCTGCACCTCCCCACGGCCCCAATGCCTCCAACACACCCTACAGGCAGCCGCTCCCTTCAGCCCAGATCCTGCTTCACGCCGGCGACATCACCAAAGTCGGCCTCGCCTCCGAACACAAGTCCATGCTCGAGCTCCTAAAATCGCACCCCGCCGAGCTGAAAATCGTCATCGCCGGTAACCACGACATCACACTCGATGAGGGCTACTACAACCGGGTAGGATGGCTGCGACACCGCTACCGCGAACCAAACGGGAGAGACCATTTGGCTGCATTGCCTTCAGCGGCTACCGGTACTACATCAGGACCCTCCGGGTCGGGATTGGCGTCACTAGAATCCCCCGCACAGATAAAAGCCCTCTACACAAGCCCCGAAGTCACAGCCGCGGGGATAGTCTACATGGAAGAGGAAATCCGCACGTTCGTCCTTCCCTCCACGGGGGCAAGATTCACCGTCTATGCGTCTCCCTACACGCCTGAGTTCTGCGCGTGGGCGTTTGCGTACCCCCGGAGCGAAGACCGGTTTAACTACGGGCAGGGCGCGAAAACGCCTGTTCCGGATTACCCCGGGGCGGATATCTTGATAACGCACGGTCCGCCGTATGGGATTCTGGACCAGGTTGTTGGGGGTGGACAGAGTGTAGGGTGTGAGCATCTGTTTCGTGCTgtgaggagggcgagaccgGCGGTGCATGTGTTTGGACATATCCATGAGGGGTATGGGGCGCGAAGGGTTGAGTGGGAGGGATCAGGCTCGGATTTGGTATCTGGGGGCCCTGCGGGTTGGGATGGGACTGGAATCAAGAGGGTAGAGGAGGTGTCTTGGGACCGGGAAGATGTGATGGAGGAGCGGGGTGCGCATGTGGATCTTAGTTCTGGATCTGGTAGACCATTGCGACGTGGGGAGGAGACGTTGTTTGTTAATGCGAGTGTTGTAACGGTTAATTATAAGGGGCTTAATGCGCCTTGGGTGGttgatttggatttggaggttgatgtgaTGAGCAAGTGA